From Lolium perenne isolate Kyuss_39 chromosome 5, Kyuss_2.0, whole genome shotgun sequence, a single genomic window includes:
- the LOC139831431 gene encoding uncharacterized protein, translating to MTKEVGESSGAAAPVSTQYPQYIRDNYTVWATTMMWALESNEVWEAVDPGGDEFMKGAPKYRKDRQALTAICSVMPMDVKQHLISKKSAKEAWETIKTLNLGHERVREVALQTLQKKYENLEMGEDETLDAFASRVATLVNGIRALDEKLEEISIVRRFLRAVLPRYLSVVSAIEQCVDLKTLTMDDLVGRFKAHDERMKITYGDVVPEEHVMLTRAQWQAVVAKEKKGDKAYDSRSDKEASRPARKYIAGEDEDDAPPRRKFDIKKVRCHNCGELGHFKVDCRKPPKPKERALIAQEGDDGPMMLMLEVCEQKDEEELPPPSPATEIVMDHGLPCVDHVDKLCDEGVVEKQRSAPYPRETTDEASEALELVHGAICGPISPATPSGNEYFMLVVDDLSQYMWIVLLKSKDQDLQAFEKIKEAGGIKARAKKKSLRIDRGGELKHKVVAMARSMMESKGLPGKFWGEAVNTAVYLLNRAPTRSMVGGTP from the exons ATGACGAAGGAAGTGGGCGAGTCTTCCGGCGCCGCGGCGCCGGTGTCGACGCAGTACCCGCAGTACATCCGCGACAACTACACGGTGTGGGCGACCACGATGATGTGGGCGCTCGAGTCCAACGAAGTCTGGGAGGCTGTCGATCCCGGCGGCGACGAGTTCATGAAGGGCGCACCGAAGTACCGCAAGGACCGACAGGCACTCACGGCCATCTGCTCGGTGATGCCGATGGACGTGAAGCAGCACCTAATCTCGAAGAAATCTGCAAAGGAGGCGTGGGAGACGATCAAGACGCTAAATCTTGGTCACGAGCGCGTCCGTGAGGTGGCCCTACAAACCTTGCAGAAGAAGTACGAGAATCTGGAGATGGGAGAAGATGAGACGCTGGACGCCTTCGCTTCGAGGGTCGCTACATTGGTCAATGGGATTCGCGCGCTCGACGAGAAGCTCGAGGAGATCTCGATCGTAAGGCGTTTCCTTCGCGCGGTGCTGCCGCGTTACTTGTCCGTTGTTTCGGCGATCGAGCAGTGCGTTGATCTCAAGACTCTCACGATGGATGATCTAGTTGGACGGTTCAAGGCTCATGATGAGCGGATGAAGATCACCTATGGTGATGTGGTACCGGAAGAGCACGTTATGCTTACCCGTGCCCAGTGGCAGGCGGTGGTCGCCAAAGAGAAGAAGGGCGATAAGGCATATGACAGCAGAAGTGATAAGGAAGCTTCTCGCCCAGCGAGAAAGTACATCGCaggggaggacgaggacgacgctcCGCCGAGGAGGAAGTTTGACATCAAGAAAGTAAGATGCCATAACTGCGGCGAGCTCGGTCACTTCAAGGTTGATTGCCGGAAACCACCAAAGCCGAAGGAAAGGGCTCTCATCGCCCAGGAAGGAGATGATGGACCGATGATGCTGATGCTCGAAGTATGCGAGCAGAAGGACGAGGAGGAGCTACCTCCTCCATCACCGGCTACGGAGATTGTGATGGATCACGGTCTACCATGTGTGGATCACGTGGACAAGCTATGCGACGAAGGTGTCGTCGAGAAGCAACGGAGTGCCCCGTACCCACGTGAAACCACGGATGAGGCAAGTGAAGCTTTGGAGCTCGTTCATGGCGCTATATGCGGTCCAATTTCACCCGCAACCCCGTCCGGCAATGAGTACTTCATGCTTGTGGTGGATGATCTCAGCCAATACATGTGGATTGTGTTGCTGAAGAGTAAAGATCAAGATCTACAAGCATTCGAGAAGATCAAGGAAGCTGGAGGAATCAAGGCGAGGGCAAAGAAAAAGTCCCTACGCATAGATCGGGGTGGTGAATTGAAGCATAAAGTGGTGGCCAtggcacggagcatgatggaaagTAAAGGCTTGCCAGGAAAGTTCTGGGGTGAGGCAGTCAACACGGCTGTCTACTTGCTGAACAGGGCGCCAACTAGGAGTATGGTTGGTGGGACTCC ATGA